From the Cottoperca gobio unplaced genomic scaffold, fCotGob3.1 fCotGob3_184arrow_ctg1, whole genome shotgun sequence genome, the window tttacacatcaacacatgagCGGTCAAGCGTCCTTCTCCAGTATCTagctttctttccttttttatttattttttaaacaaaacttaatttagcggaaaaacaaagaaaaaataaagatgttttaaataagCTGAAAATTGACACATATTATAAAAGAGCAATTCATTTGACTTCAAGAGGTTTCATCAACTTAGgtgtattataataaaaatagtgataataataattatatggTTTATTTAtagagaacttaaaaaaaagcaatgttacaaagtgctttacatgaattataatatataaattataattaataatactgGTACTTTAGGCTTCACTgtaataaagacacaaagtatctaaaaaaagaagaagttataATTACAGTTTGCACTGTCACATCCACAACTGTAACAATATTTTTGAGCCCAGCAATGATGAGAAAAACATCTTAAATTAATGAAAAATTAAGAATGAAACAACATTAGATAAAGTGCAGGTATTAGTAacaaaatcataataataataataataataataataaacttcatttatatagccctttttaaaatatgttacaGAGTGCTTTACAAGAAGAAAAATAGAATAAGCaaaaacaagaaatacaaaattgATAAATACATGGAAATCAAAAAGGGAAAACTTGTGAATAAGACTTTCGAACACAATATCAAAAACGTGATTAAAACGTTTGTATTTGTGACAAAGTAAATTTTGAAATTGAGATTTACGATGAGCACCTGAAGGTAGCATGTTGTGGTCTGATCATGACGTCATTGTTTTAATCTAGCCTGATTTTATTAAcgagttttaaaaaatgtgtttaataaaaaataatatccaGATATCTTTTCTAGTTTAGTTTAAGACCAATAATTGATTATAGATTTgttgtttactttttatttgtgttttgtttgcgtCACAGAAGAAGCAAGAAGCGGAAGTGCCGGTCAGCTGACCTCCTCACGTGATCCTCTGTAAGCAGAGAAGCTgaattttctcttttctccgtTAAATCTTAAAAATACCTGAAGATTCGTGATGGCCGGCCGCGGGAAACTGATCGCCGTGATCGGTGATGAAGACACGTGCACCGGCTTCCTGCTCGGTGGGATCGGTGAGCTCAACAAGAACCGGAAACCGAATTTCTTGGTGGTGGAGAAGGACACGAGCATCACGGAGATCGAAGAGACCTTCAAGTAAGAACCTCCATCAATACAGACTCTGCACCAAGCTCCGTTcaaaaatcatttaatttaaagcttTACTTGGATATGAACTCGTTGATTTCTCTGACTGAAAATAATTGAATCAAGAGGAACCAAATATCAATCTGCATTTACATAATCCAGCTATCATCAGATATTAACCTCTTTATGATTTTCTAAACGCTGAATTCACATTTCTCCAGGATTATTTGTGATTTAAAGTTGGTTGTATTTTGACTGGAGTGTGGTATGGGATCTTTCGGGTCTGCCTGTCTGCCCTCTTCCTTTTTGAATTGaactgaaaatattttaaatactacATGCCAAATGTTAAATCAGCATTTAAATAATCCAGCTAGCGACAAATAATACTaaattaaacctttttattaGTGATTTCGTAAGTGTTAAAGTTTTGTCTGGTGGATCATCATGTTCTGTACTGTGACTTAAATCTTAAACTAAAACCAAACCCTGTTCAacaaacaagcaatttaaagtTTTGCGTATCTATTTATTCATTGTAAAAGTTAACTAAAATATTTTGAATCATCAGGGATCAACTGTTAAATGACTCACCAGTAGCTTCTCTCAatacttaaaatatataaacttttACTGTTCTACTAAATGCACATTTACCGAGATCAACAGAATGGTACATTGGATGTGGTGGGACTAACCAACCATTACATCAACCATATTTTATCATCAGCCATCATTTTGATATTAATTGAATCAAGGCCTGATGTAATGAATTCACCAGGAGCCAATGTCTGAACATTTGTCAcattaaaaaagtattattacaAGATCAACAGGAAAGTTAAATTGATAGAACTTTGAATGAAGTCTGGTGAATCTACTCTGTCTTCCCTGCAGGAGCTTCTTGGCTCGAAACGACATCGGCATCATCCTCATTAACCAGTTCATCGCCGAGATGATCCGGCACGCCATCGATGGCCACATGCAGTCCATCCCGGCGGTGCTTGAGATCCCGTCCAAAGAGCATCCGTACGATGCGTCCAAGGACTCCATCCTGCGCCGCGCCAAGGGCATGTTCTCCGCAGAGGACTTCCGATAAACGGTGTGATGGACCTGTTGTCTCTCTGTACAGTGATGGTGGATTCACTGTGCTGCGTTCCtttatgttattaatatatattactgtgtGTGGAAACATGAAGACAGAACGGCTTTATTTCAAGATTTCCTTCCTCAAACTGAAAATATCTCCTAAaagtttatttagtttgtcagtgagtgtgtttgttccAGATGTTGTAACTTAGAAAAACAGAtgttgaagaaaataaatgttgttctttgtgactttgtgttctttctgcttcttctgtttTATTCATCATACCGTTCAaatctgtttttactttttaaccTCTGAAAATTAACATCACAGATATCtggagtctaaagacagagggtctgaggacagagggtctgaggacagtgggtctgaggacagagggtctgaggacagggtctgaggacagagggtctaaggacagagcgtctgaggacagagggtctaaggacagagcgtctaatgacagagggtcaggacagagggtctgaggacagagggtctgaggacagagggtctgaggacagggtctgaggacagagggtccaaggacagagggtctgaggacagagggtctgaggacagagggtctgaggacagggtctgaggacagagggtctaaggacagagggtctgaggacagacagagggtctgaggacagggtctgaggacagagggtctaaggacagagcgtctgaggacagagggtctaaggacagagcgtctgaggacagagggtctgaggacagagggtctaaggacagagggtctgaggacagagggtctgaggacagagggtctaaggacagagggtgtcgtaacctgtacagtctgtaaagtacactgagacaaatgtataatttgtgatattgggctatacaaataaatttgatttgattcgaTTTTTAAAATGGTGCTTTCAAAACAGCTGTcggtaatatataataaattaaaaatatacttCTATTAATACAATAATCCGTCGATGTCATCATCcgttaatttataaaaaaaatcatttatatatcaactttttatcaaaataaaagcatgcgTACATGCAACACCTCTTATTTTGAATGGCTGGTGCCGGATGTGTGTTGGGCGTGTTCCGGTTGATAAACgggtgtatgtgagtgtgtggttcAGTCTCTCCGTTGTTACCGGACAGCCACTATGTCGGACCCgtgctccttctcctccgtcTCCCGCAGCGTCACCAAGCACCTGAACCTGACGCTGCACGTGGACTTCGTCCGGCACGTGATCAAAGGCAAAGTGGCGCTCACCGTGGAGGTTCTCCAGGACCGACTCAATGTTCTGGTAACGTTTCCGTTAACAGACCCGGTACTCTGCTCCGCTGCACCTCTGCGTTAGCTTCAAAGCTAACTGGCTTCATTCCGTTCTATCATTTCAAACCGTGTGGATGGTCCCTGAAGGGGTCAATACAAAACTGTGATAAGTACATGTAGTCTGGTCTGTAATCTAACtcgtataataataataataataataataataataataataataataataataataataatatactgtagatgtacgTGCTCACTGATCTCCTTCTGACGTACTTTACTGTGTAAATGATTAGTTAACATAATTTGCCCGTCAATGttaaattataattacatttttcagaaatgtataaaatatgtttttaaaataatttagatGTCACTTTAAAACAATCAACCTCATGTGTCGGTTAATTGAATCAATCTTTAACTCTGTACATATTGTTTATGGAAGGACACTTTAAATGGAGTTGAACCTACGGATGTAATTCATTGTGTGAACTTTGACATTATAAAGTCTGAAATATTAACTGCACCTCAGTTGTTGGACATGAAACAAGTTTCACTTTGCAGTTTAATGAACAGAGTGAGCTGTAAACACTTGAATACTTATTTAAATCCTTTAGATGtgactatactatattatatataatattagtattagACATAATCAAGGAATCTTTAAGTTGCTCAGTTTGTGAATAAAGTTTGTCGTGACCTCGTGAGTTTAATGTGCTCAGGATTAATCAACATAGAAATCAGTCTGTTAcacatttattgatttataaaaGTTTGatataaagtctttaaaatccTTTATAGATGCTTTAAATCTGCATAACCAACGTGACTATTCTTtattaatatttccatttaaaagcAAGTAATTAATAGATTAgaagaaaattacaataaaataatatactatatgtacttATATCTTAATTAACGTGAAAGTTACTGCGACGCGGTTTTTAGAAGTAttagttttgtgcagaaatatttagtttttattttcactcttttacaaaaatgtatcttgcaggcaaaacatttttgataattaattCCCGGCGCTTATTGAAAATGCAGATTTCTTCCACTAGCAGTTACCGATTcataacatttactttattatgtgtttaaGTCGTTTTGAGCAGACCACCTGTaaattgctgtgtttttaatggagGTTGGTGTGACGTGGATTTAGATTTTGGAACTTCTCGGGGTTGTATTATGTTGCACTTTGACAGTCCAGGTGTGTAGACGGAGTTTAGAGGGCGACAGGTGAGTTTTTATCTGCAGGTCTGTTTGCTCCTAAACGCTGACTCAGCAGCTCTGACATTACTCTCAGAACCTCATTAGTAAAAGTGGGTTTTAATCTGCCGCAGACTTTGGACACCAGAGACCTGCAGATCGTGTCAGTGAACGCTAACGGACAAGCGGCCCGCTTTACGATGGGCCCTAAACACAGCTTCAAGGGGACGCCGCTGGACATCACGCTGCCCTTTGACCTCTCCAGGTGAGCCCTGCGCCTCTTCCTCCTAAggagtcttttcaaaataagatgcagttaacatgtttgtgttgaCCAATCAGAGGGCAGCACGTGATCGTGGAGGTGACCTATGAGACGTCTCCGTCTGCGTCGGCGCTGCAGTGGCTCTCACCGGAACAGACTGCCGGCAAGAAACAGCCGTACCTGTTCAGCCAGTGTCAGGTGAGCAGAACACTGAGCAGCTTCatatatatcttttaaatataaaactatgagaattataataaatattattttaatgataattaaaaacccatgaaatgtattttctttatttgcacTATAATCTCATGAACAAGGAACAAATGAATTATTGTGTTTCTGAATAACTGATTTAGCTCTTAGTTGTTActctaaataaagttttataacattaaagtttatttttgttttataatatttagtagATCCTCAGAAAATATTTAGagaaaaatgtgaatatttgctggtttgtttgaacaaagtgtttattattattataatcgtcacatcattaaagtttaaatgtgGTTCAGAGTTCAGTTAAAGTTGTGACATTTAGAGACGGGAGAAGTTTCTACATCAAAAACCCTCAAACCGtctgatttcaaatgtttccttcctcttcttcttctccttctcctccttcttcttcttcttcaccttcttcttcaccttcttcttcttcaccttcttcttcaccttcttcttctccttcttcttcttcaccttctacttctacttctccttctccttcttcacctccttcttcttcttcaccttctccttcttctccttcttcttcttcttcttctccttcttcttcttcacctccttcttcttcacctccttcttcttctccttcttcttctccttcttcttcttcttcaccttcttctccttcttcttcaccttcttcttcttgttttgcaGGCTCATCACTGCAGGAGTATGGTTCCCTGTCAGGACAGTCCGTCTGCCAAACTCACCTACTACgctcaggtaacacacacacacacttttgttttgtctctctttgtgccCTGTGTTTTGTCTCTCAGGTGTGCTGATTCTACATGTGCCCTGTGTTTTGTCTCTCAGGTGTCGGTCCCTAAAGACCTGGTGGCGGTGATGAGTGCGATGAGAGACGGACAGGAAGTGGATCCTCTGGACAGAGAGCGCATCATCTACAGGTTCAGACAGCCGGTCAGGAgctcttcttctactctttatttaccAGCACAGAACTGTAGTTGCACATGTTTACGCTTTAATTATGTTGATAATATCTACATTTATTCTTTCCAGGAATCATAATATATTTgagctgtaaaataaagtgtCCTGAACTAATACTGAGAcgcatttaaacattttagactaaaagataaaaaatataagACTTCAGATAAATGAGGATTTATCAATAAGTCCTTTTAaggttatattttaaaatgtgaatatttattatattttcttaatttactGATCAGTGTAGAACTCTTTTATAATACtgatgatgaactgatgaataacactgaaacatataaaaactgttttaatgtGATTTTGAGTGAAAGTTTACTTTATCAAACTGATAAgaataatttacattttgtatttatttatttaattttattctgGAAATTCTGACTTATTCTGAAAATTCTGACTTGAATATTTTCTCTGAATtgaactttttaatgttttatttttatgcatgTTTTTTGTCCTTCCTGTAGGCGATCCTGTGATGTGTAGAATAAATCTGAGTCAGATATTATTAACCCGTCGGAGGCTGTTAGGTTTGGTGACGACGTTTAAAGCTGATGAATGTTTGTCCTCAGGTGCCCATGCCTTCATACCTGATAGCCATCGTGGTTGGAGCTCTGGAGAGCAGGTACTCTCACCTGTACAGTTAATGTTGTTAACATCCTTAATATAATGTCACCTGCAGCAGGTAAACACTGTTCtgtcctctgattggctgacagggAAATCGGGCCAAGGACGAGAGTCTGGTCTGAGAAAGAGTTTGTGGATAAAGCCGCGTTCGAGTTTTCTGAAGTGAGTCACAACAAACACTTTCCTGTTTGAATCATTCATGTGATTATTATAACGTACACATTCATATATTCATCCAATCATAGTACAGCATGTCATTAAATCATCCAATCATAGTACAGGATGTCGAAAGAAAAGTCGTAAACGATTCATCGCACACAACGGATGCtggtaaattaaatgtatttattgtaaacaaataaagaaatatgcacAAATATGGAATGTGTCTGTGAGTAACACGAGTAATGTGCGCGTGATGAAGCGGGATGAGTCCAGGCGAAGAGAGAGCGACTCTGTAGCGCTCGGACCAGCTGCTCTGAATCTAGTCGTCTGGGATACCTTCAAGGACCGCGGGAAAATAGTGTTCTCAGAAGTTGTGTGGGGCCGTTGCATATAGCACGTCGTCGTTTATCTTATAAAGTCGTAGATCAGCGAGTTGAAAAGATTACGTGgagttatatatattatagttaagTAGTAGAAATGGTatgttgtaaaataaatcactAAAACGTCACAGTATAGTACATTCATGAATACTTCAACATAAATACTTCAACAGACGGAGACCATGCTGAAGACGGCCGAGGAGCTCGCTGGGCCGTATGTTTGGGGTCAGTACGACATCCTGGTTCTTCCTCCATCGTTCCCCTACGGAGGCATGGAGAACCCCTGCCTGACCTTCGCCACACCCACACTGCTGGTATACACAGACtaacacatacagtgtgtgtgtgtgtgtgtatatat encodes:
- the atp6v1f gene encoding V-type proton ATPase subunit F yields the protein MAGRGKLIAVIGDEDTCTGFLLGGIGELNKNRKPNFLVVEKDTSITEIEETFKSFLARNDIGIILINQFIAEMIRHAIDGHMQSIPAVLEIPSKEHPYDASKDSILRRAKGMFSAEDFR